Part of the Onthophagus taurus isolate NC chromosome 11, IU_Otau_3.0, whole genome shotgun sequence genome is shown below.
AAAACCTACTTATAAGAATTCCGGATTTAGAGAGAGGTAATACAGGCAGAAAAACTCTACAAAATATGGAATTTTAAACCAGATCTATATAACAAATCAATTTAGTATTTGCAAGgaatttatttttcgattgACGATGTTCCTAATAATGAAATGAAGAGAATGTGCTCGGTTGAGTTCGAAATGAAGTGGCCAAGGATTTCAATATTGCAATTGTATAGGAGGATGTAATTCAAATCGCTGATCTTCctgaatatttttaatatttatttataactctTTCTTCTACACCTACACGATCtacatttcaaattaacgctaaaagattaaattttaagataacAAATGCATAccgatttataaaaaaaaaaatattttgctagAAAACAAATCATAAGCTTCTATTTCCGcgaatatttaaaagatttgaaTACTTAAAAATGGATTGATTCAAGTAAAAGAGATTATCTCACGTGGAGAGataattattgatataaaaacatCGTGATACGCTATATTTTAGTAATTCGTACGCGTTTGTTGCTAAAAcatattatttgaaatataattGTGCACCATGAGAGAAATTTCTTTagtgattttaattatttcgttaATGGTTCTTGGTACTACAGCAAACGATTTAGAAGGTAATTTAATCATCTTTACAAAACGTTtaggatatttttttttttcatacagCAATTGACTGTGGTCCTGTGCaaaatttgacaatatttgaatCTGATTTTTCTATTGGGGCAAGATGGGATCCACCATTAGGGAAAGACTGTTTTCCTGATGGTTCATTTAACGttatggtaactgtaaacgaaaaaatacaacttttcCACAGACATATTCGAGAAAGATTTGTACAAGTTCATAAAAAAAGTTGCCATTCGTATTTGTTTAGTGTTCAATCTATTCGAACAACTGGGCAACCATTGCATTGGACGTCTGAAAATGTAACGAGTCAAATTGCAGGTTGAAAACGTTTCCTTAttctattttaatgaaaataaaaacaggtttttaattcttttaggTACTGGTAACGTGAGGAACCTAcaactaataaataatacgtTAAATTGGACACGACCCGATAACTCAGATCTTTGCCCTTTGATGTACATGGTCGAAGTCGACCCCGAAGGCTTTAATGCAACAAGAACACTTATATCAAATACAGAAAtcgtaattaatttaacagcTTGTACTAATCATACGATTTCTGTTACAACAATCTTACTCCAAGCGAGAGATTGGGCTGGACGACCAGtttcaatatttgaaatgggcccatttaaaagttaatacaaacaatttacgtttataattttacctcaatctatttttttattttttttaatacagaaTTACCTCCCATTCATGTTTCAACCTGGCCAAATACAACCGGTGCTAGGGTTAATTGGATCgaggaagaagaaaataacgcCTGTCAAATAAAAGGAATTCAATTTGCTTATGTTTTAACAAAACTCAAAGATGTACAAGAACCGTATGTTCAAGATTTTGTGGCAAGTGATGATTTTTGGTACCAATTAGATGGGCTGAgtgaaaacgaggaatattCATACAGCTCGAAATGGAAGTTAGCTGAAGATAAATTTGGTGATGCTAGTCCacacatacattttttaacaagttaataaattaagagtttaaaaaaaatctttctgatttatttatgattttgcAGAGGAATTAACCCCACCAATTATTGGACCCATCGTTTCCGAAAATGGTACCCTTCGAATTCAGTGGAGCCAACCATATCCTGATAGTTTCGTTACAAACCACATTGTCAGAGTGGATGATGCGAGATGTATAAAATACCCCTTCCCTGAAATATGCAATGATGAAGATCAAATTTTGACGTGGGATTTCCAAAACCAATCCAACGATACATCTGTTATTGTAGCACCCGTTTTTGTTAACCAGACATATAAAATAGAAGTAGAAACCGTTTTTGGTGATCTTAACGCTTTTACTATTAATTCAacggtttttgaaaataaaaaggataTTGAaggtactttttttatttctatttgtaTTTCAAgaattcatatttatttttttgtaggtCCAGGaagaatttttgtaatttctgGAACGAAACATATTAACTGGACAATGCGTATTTCCGTCCTGGGTTCAAATTCGGAAATTATagagtaataattatttttgtcattaacaaagttataacgttttttaaaatatgttctagtaacatatttttaaatactgaaATAAAATAGGAGTTATAAATGTagggttttatttaaataggaAACAAAACAAAAGCCCCACTTGTCCttaactaatttattattattattatttccacTTTAAAGAGTTTATAATATATAGTGTAGTATAAtaagtgaattattattacaatatctAATTTTCTCTGCGCGTCGTCTTCTCACATCTGCTTCTCAACTTCTCATTTGCATGTCGGTGCATGTCGTTCCAACTTCTATCCCCTCCACCTGTCCTTTCAGATCCTTCTGGAAATACCACAAACAGTACCCAGTGTTCCCACATAAATACAGTGGagtatagattttaaaaagtaaactttaaaaaatcgtctaGACTTGATCATTGATTATGAAGAAGTATTGTATAAGAAGTGATATATAACAATCGGTGATAGTCGAATTACTTTTGctcacaaaaattaatacggAAAATGCGGCACCTAACCCTCGTGAAAAatcttaaactttaaaatatcgtctagaatttatttatgaaaacgatGAAATAAGTAATATGTCAAAGAAAAGCTTAAAGAATTGTTAGATATcactttattaacaatattctCAATAAACTACAAGTCATCAATTTATAACAAACGAAATAACTTCCAACGCCTCACACATTCGGCTCTCTAACTCAACTCTGACTCTCTTACTAAACTAATGCCCTTAACCGTCCTTCCCACTCCCTACTCTCTCTCTTCTTcatttctctctctctctctcttagCGGTATCGATCTTCACATTCGACCTTGCTACCATTTGGGTCGTCCTCGGCCCTGACTTCCTCATCTTCCGAATTCATTTCTTCTTCGCTGTCTGTCGActcatcttcttcttcgtcCAGATCTGTTATGACACACCATGGCTTCATACGGTCGGATGCAAAAACAGAATGATAAGGTTTTTGACTTCTTGGTGCTCCAGGTATATCTTTCAACTCGTATCTATCGTTTGGTAAAACTTTATGGATAACGTAAGGTCCTTTGTAACGTAATGCCAGTTTTCTAGATTCGCCAGTAGCTGTTGCTTCACATTTTACTAACACCAAGTCTCCTTCTTGATATTTTCTTGGTTTTATGCGTAGTTTGTCAAATCTTTCCTTTTGATCTTTCTGTCGTTTTCTAATCTCATGTAGTGCGTCTGTTCTTATTTCTGTTATCTCTTCCTCACTCACAGCTTCATCTTCTGTTACCTTCGTACTCTTAGGAAACGGCCCTAAATGGTCGATATTAACTGTATGGAAAGGTATTGGTTGTCTCTCTATATTATGCAATTCTCCTTCCTTCTTACCTCCAGATATTTTCCTATATGCACATTCTACACAGGCTCGTATATAATTTGTGACTCTTTTCCTCATTTTAGGGAaccataaatattgtttaaggTGACTTATCGTTTTGTCCACACCATAATGACCCATACGATCATGACT
Proteins encoded:
- the LOC139432044 gene encoding uncharacterized protein; this encodes MREISLVILIISLMVLGTTANDLEAIDCGPVQNLTIFESDFSIGARWDPPLGKDCFPDGSFNVMVTVNEKIQLFHRHIRERFVQVHKKSCHSYLFSVQSIRTTGQPLHWTSENVTSQIAGTGNVRNLQLINNTLNWTRPDNSDLCPLMYMVEVDPEGFNATRTLISNTEIVINLTACTNHTISVTTILLQARDWAGRPVSIFEMGPFKKLPPIHVSTWPNTTGARVNWIEEEENNACQIKGIQFAYVLTKLKDVQEPYVQDFVASDDFWYQLDGLSENEEYSYSSKWKLAEDKFGDASPHIHFLTKELTPPIIGPIVSENGTLRIQWSQPYPDSFVTNHIVRVDDARCIKYPFPEICNDEDQILTWDFQNQSNDTSVIVAPVFVNQTYKIEVETVFGDLNAFTINSTVFENKKDIEGPGRIFVISGTKHINWTMRISVLGSNSEIIE